Proteins from a genomic interval of Actinoalloteichus hymeniacidonis:
- a CDS encoding class II 3-deoxy-7-phosphoheptulonate synthase, translating into MIWTVDVPVETLPSLPPLPAELRDRLDVALSKPAAQQPEWPDPEAAANVRSVLESVPPITVPAEVDRLRTQLGEVAEGKAFLLQGGDCAETFASNNEPHIRANIRTLLQMAVVLTYGASMPVVKVGRIAGQYAKPRSSGIDALGLPSYRGDIINSLVASPEARVADPSRMIRAYANAGAAMNLVRAITSGGMAGLTKVHDWNKDFVLNSPAGERYEALANEIDRGLRFMAACRVQDSNLQTVELFASHEALLLDYERALLRLEDGKLYDLSSHFLWIGDRTRQLDGAHIALAELLANPIGLKIGPTTTPEMAVEYVERLDPEGVPGRLTLISRMGNSKVRDLLPAIVEKVTASGHKVIWQCDPMHGNTHESSTGYKTRHFDRIVDEVQGFFEVHRGLGTHPGGIHIELTGEDVTECLGGAQDITDTDLAGRYETACDPRLNTQQSLELSFLVAEMLRA; encoded by the coding sequence GTGATATGGACCGTCGACGTTCCGGTCGAGACCCTACCTTCGCTGCCCCCGCTACCCGCAGAACTTCGGGACCGCCTCGACGTGGCGTTGTCCAAGCCCGCGGCGCAACAGCCGGAGTGGCCGGACCCGGAGGCCGCGGCCAACGTGCGCTCCGTGTTGGAGAGCGTGCCTCCCATCACCGTGCCCGCCGAGGTCGACCGACTCCGTACCCAGCTCGGCGAGGTCGCCGAGGGCAAGGCCTTCCTGCTGCAGGGCGGCGACTGTGCCGAGACCTTCGCCAGTAACAACGAGCCGCACATCCGGGCGAACATCCGCACCCTGTTGCAGATGGCAGTGGTGCTGACCTACGGCGCGAGCATGCCGGTGGTCAAGGTCGGGCGTATCGCCGGGCAGTACGCGAAACCGCGTTCCTCCGGCATCGATGCGCTGGGCCTGCCCTCCTACCGGGGCGACATCATCAACTCGCTGGTCGCCTCCCCGGAGGCCAGGGTCGCCGACCCGTCGCGGATGATCCGCGCCTACGCCAATGCGGGCGCCGCGATGAACCTGGTCCGCGCCATCACCAGCGGTGGCATGGCCGGTTTGACCAAGGTGCACGATTGGAACAAGGACTTCGTGCTCAACTCGCCTGCGGGCGAGCGCTACGAGGCCCTGGCCAACGAGATCGACCGAGGCCTCCGCTTCATGGCGGCCTGTCGGGTGCAGGACTCCAACCTGCAGACCGTGGAGCTCTTCGCCAGCCACGAGGCGCTGCTGCTGGACTACGAGCGGGCCCTGTTGCGCTTGGAGGACGGCAAGCTGTACGACCTGTCCTCGCACTTCCTGTGGATCGGCGACCGCACCCGCCAGCTCGATGGCGCGCACATCGCCTTGGCGGAACTGCTGGCCAACCCGATCGGGCTCAAGATCGGCCCCACCACCACCCCGGAGATGGCGGTGGAGTACGTGGAGCGGTTGGACCCCGAGGGTGTGCCGGGCAGGTTGACGCTGATCAGCCGGATGGGCAACTCCAAGGTTCGCGACCTACTGCCCGCGATCGTCGAGAAGGTCACCGCCTCCGGGCACAAGGTGATCTGGCAGTGCGACCCGATGCACGGCAACACCCATGAGTCGAGCACCGGCTACAAGACCCGCCATTTCGACCGGATCGTCGATGAGGTGCAGGGTTTCTTCGAGGTGCACCGAGGGCTGGGCACCCACCCCGGCGGCATCCACATCGAGCTCACCGGCGAGGACGTCACCGAATGCCTCGGCGGTGCGCAGGACATCACCGACACCGATCTAGCGGGCCGCTACGAGACGGCCTGCGACCCCCGGTTGAACACCCAGCAATCGCTGGAGCTGTCCTTCCTCGTCGCGGAGATGCTGCGGGCGTGA
- a CDS encoding glycosyl hydrolase, translating into MTRAKLPKWLAAVTTSALACSALVLVQGTASAETVAVGAGSYTTELPAGALGPSSQQGQPVSPKVTDAFTGAAPTNDWWSSLIFQRYAPDNPHGENMFPHPLAFKAQNNGLAVGYPSSPNIVGTAPKYEYSFQQDLRLGLSGLSSPDTKVDSYSDWTVTPFWGDGTRELRTTIGHGLPFVYAEGNGGPAEVEFSAPPEIFHQEGGVLGATVNGNHYALFAPSSSSWTASGNTFTSDLGGDGYFSVAVLPDPADLSTFQNYAYSFVTGTTVNWDYDEAGASVTTDFQVQTEAKEGSETGTLLALYPHQWKNVTNELTDLSYASPRGEMRVVEGGGFSTELPAGGIMPSLPTVDSADHDRLRQLIDEEINHEDPWRGATDTYWVGKALGRLSQLVPIADSIGYTEGRDALLELVRGKMEDWLTFSGPGDQALFRYDENWGALTGYPSSFGADQELNDHDFHYGYFVTAAATLARYDAAWASDEQWGGMVKMVIKDANNWDRTDDRFPLLRSFSPYAGHGWASGHAGFGSGNNQESSSEGMHFAGAVAMFGSITGDDDIRDLGVYMHSTQASTVAPYWQNADGDTFPDSYDADVVGMVWSDGGDYGIWWDGSDEEHYGINYLPITASSLYHGTRPDHVNAMHQSLVDRIGGQPQVWRDIHWAYQAMGDPDAALAAFDGQWQTYEPEAGSSKAHTYQWVSTLAEVGTVDAEVTSDAAHYAVFDDAGQRTYTAFNPDDTARTVNFSDGTTLEVPARGLASTAGS; encoded by the coding sequence ATGACCAGGGCGAAGTTGCCCAAATGGTTGGCAGCGGTGACCACATCCGCGTTAGCCTGCTCAGCCCTCGTGCTTGTTCAGGGCACAGCCTCAGCCGAGACCGTCGCGGTCGGAGCGGGCAGTTACACCACGGAACTGCCGGCAGGCGCCCTCGGGCCGTCGAGCCAGCAGGGACAGCCCGTCTCACCGAAGGTCACCGACGCCTTCACCGGCGCGGCGCCCACCAACGACTGGTGGTCCTCGCTGATCTTCCAGCGGTATGCGCCGGACAACCCGCACGGCGAGAACATGTTCCCGCACCCGCTCGCGTTCAAGGCCCAGAACAACGGGCTCGCCGTGGGCTACCCGAGTTCGCCGAACATCGTCGGAACCGCGCCGAAGTACGAGTACAGCTTTCAGCAGGACCTGCGCCTGGGGCTGTCGGGACTGTCCTCACCGGACACCAAGGTCGACTCCTACAGCGACTGGACCGTCACGCCCTTCTGGGGCGACGGCACCCGTGAGCTGCGCACCACCATCGGCCACGGCCTGCCCTTCGTCTACGCCGAGGGCAACGGCGGCCCCGCCGAGGTCGAGTTCAGCGCACCGCCGGAGATCTTCCACCAGGAGGGCGGCGTCCTCGGCGCCACCGTCAACGGCAACCACTACGCGTTGTTCGCGCCCTCGTCGTCCAGCTGGACGGCCTCGGGCAACACCTTCACCTCGGACCTGGGTGGCGACGGCTATTTCTCCGTCGCGGTACTGCCGGACCCGGCCGACCTGAGCACCTTCCAGAACTACGCCTACTCCTTCGTCACCGGTACCACGGTCAACTGGGATTACGACGAGGCGGGCGCCTCGGTGACCACCGACTTCCAGGTGCAGACCGAGGCCAAGGAGGGCTCCGAGACCGGAACCCTGCTCGCCCTCTACCCGCACCAATGGAAGAACGTCACCAACGAGCTGACCGACCTGAGCTACGCCTCGCCGCGTGGCGAGATGCGGGTCGTCGAGGGCGGCGGATTCAGCACCGAACTGCCCGCAGGCGGCATCATGCCAAGCCTGCCCACGGTGGACTCCGCAGACCACGATCGGCTGCGGCAGCTCATCGACGAGGAGATCAACCACGAGGACCCGTGGCGCGGCGCGACCGACACCTACTGGGTCGGCAAGGCGCTGGGCAGGCTCTCCCAGCTGGTCCCGATCGCCGACTCTATCGGCTACACCGAGGGTCGCGACGCCCTGCTCGAACTGGTGCGGGGCAAGATGGAGGACTGGTTGACCTTCTCCGGTCCCGGTGACCAGGCGCTGTTCCGGTACGACGAGAACTGGGGCGCGCTGACCGGTTACCCGTCCAGCTTCGGCGCGGACCAGGAACTCAACGACCACGACTTCCACTACGGCTACTTCGTGACCGCCGCGGCCACCCTGGCCCGGTACGACGCTGCTTGGGCATCCGACGAGCAGTGGGGCGGAATGGTCAAGATGGTCATCAAGGACGCCAACAACTGGGACCGCACCGACGACCGCTTCCCGCTGCTGCGGTCCTTCTCCCCGTACGCGGGCCACGGCTGGGCCTCCGGCCACGCGGGCTTCGGATCGGGCAACAACCAGGAATCGTCCTCGGAGGGCATGCACTTCGCCGGTGCCGTGGCCATGTTCGGCTCGATCACCGGTGACGACGACATCCGCGACCTCGGTGTCTACATGCACTCGACCCAGGCCAGCACGGTCGCGCCGTACTGGCAGAACGCCGACGGCGACACCTTCCCCGACTCCTACGACGCCGACGTCGTCGGCATGGTGTGGAGCGACGGCGGCGACTACGGGATCTGGTGGGACGGTTCGGACGAGGAGCACTACGGCATCAACTACCTGCCGATCACCGCTTCCTCGCTGTACCACGGCACCCGCCCGGACCACGTGAACGCGATGCACCAGTCCTTGGTCGACCGGATCGGTGGCCAGCCGCAGGTGTGGCGGGACATCCACTGGGCCTACCAGGCGATGGGCGACCCGGACGCCGCGTTGGCGGCCTTCGACGGGCAGTGGCAGACCTACGAGCCGGAGGCCGGTTCGTCCAAGGCGCACACCTACCAGTGGGTGTCCACCCTGGCCGAGGTCGGCACGGTCGACGCCGAGGTCACCTCGGATGCCGCGCACTACGCCGTGTTCGACGATGCCGGACAGCGGACCTACACCGCCTTCAACCCGGACGACACGGCACGGACCGTCAACTTCTCCGACGGCACCACCCTCGAGGTACCCGCTCGTGGGTTGGCGTCCACTGCGGGCAGTTGA
- a CDS encoding peptidoglycan recognition protein family protein has protein sequence MLTRREMLTTALSAGAWIVAGAPGAAIAEAPGSDTDSVVGRVIRPEAFDHVGVLFPAEARIAPDGVVGSLRFEIAGELGPWQPLRPSAEAPDHRPVAATDLVRAPAGASGYQVDIAEGLGPIRPVAVLAGPPAAGAAPRLLPLPQSSLRAISRAGWGADESVRTWPATFHQVQCLTVHHSAIELEADRAASMRAIYRFHAVDQGWGDIGYHLLIDPEGLVYEGRFSGSDGTPVFDGPPSGGLARSVLAGHVGGHNAGNIGVCLLGDFTLGEPDEPAVAALVETLTSLCLLTGLNPTGTTHYVSPTDGASRTVPTISAHRDWSVTQCPGDAFFPQLSTIRTRVAAALG, from the coding sequence GTGCTCACTCGTCGCGAGATGCTGACCACCGCCCTGAGTGCCGGAGCCTGGATCGTCGCGGGCGCACCCGGCGCCGCGATCGCCGAAGCCCCGGGTTCCGACACCGATTCCGTCGTCGGCCGGGTGATCAGACCCGAGGCCTTCGATCACGTCGGTGTGCTCTTCCCCGCCGAGGCACGTATCGCCCCCGACGGGGTCGTCGGCTCGCTCCGCTTCGAGATCGCGGGCGAACTCGGGCCGTGGCAGCCGTTGCGACCCTCCGCCGAGGCGCCGGACCACCGACCGGTCGCCGCGACCGACCTGGTGCGCGCCCCGGCGGGCGCGTCGGGCTATCAGGTCGACATCGCCGAGGGGCTCGGTCCGATCCGGCCGGTCGCCGTGCTCGCAGGACCCCCGGCGGCGGGCGCGGCGCCCCGGCTGCTCCCGCTGCCGCAGAGCAGTCTGCGGGCGATCAGCCGGGCGGGTTGGGGAGCCGACGAATCGGTGCGCACCTGGCCCGCCACCTTTCATCAGGTCCAATGCCTCACGGTGCACCATTCCGCCATCGAACTCGAAGCCGACCGTGCCGCCTCCATGCGTGCGATCTACCGATTCCACGCCGTCGATCAGGGCTGGGGCGATATCGGATACCACCTGCTGATCGACCCGGAGGGCCTGGTCTACGAGGGACGATTCTCCGGATCGGACGGAACGCCGGTCTTCGACGGTCCACCGAGCGGCGGCCTGGCGCGTTCGGTGCTGGCCGGCCACGTCGGCGGCCACAACGCGGGCAACATCGGCGTCTGCCTGCTCGGCGACTTCACCCTGGGCGAGCCCGACGAGCCCGCCGTGGCCGCCCTGGTGGAGACGCTGACCTCGCTCTGCCTGCTGACCGGGCTGAACCCGACCGGCACCACCCATTACGTGAGTCCCACCGACGGTGCCTCGCGGACGGTGCCGACCATCTCGGCGCACCGGGACTGGTCGGTGACCCAGTGCCCGGGCGATGCCTTCTTCCCGCAGCTGAGCACGATCCGGACCAGGGTCGCCGCAGCGCTGGGATGA
- a CDS encoding LysR family transcriptional regulator yields MEDLETRELRYFVAVAEELHFGRAAERLGMAQPPLSRAIHRLEHRLGARLFDRNRRGVALTEAGRVLLREATTALDAVAAAARRTRRAGNPAQPLVLATKAGASHELLQRLLDTVAAEPDIPPVEVLLCEVGEQAGLLRGGHADAALMHRPFDDLAGFDTEDLHIEGQVAILPAAHPFAVRDRLTLAEVRDVPDLPIARWPRLDGSYPDGPGPEVRTQSKLAQLVALGKTLLVIPASSRAWQWPEHVAVPVVDAPEVTTVIAWPPNSRSPAVAALVRSAAVLGEAAMPQAR; encoded by the coding sequence GTGGAGGATCTCGAGACCCGCGAGCTGCGGTACTTCGTCGCCGTCGCGGAGGAGCTGCACTTCGGCCGCGCCGCCGAACGACTGGGGATGGCGCAACCACCGCTATCCCGGGCGATCCACCGGCTCGAACACCGACTCGGCGCACGGCTGTTCGATCGGAACCGCCGTGGCGTCGCACTCACCGAGGCGGGCCGCGTGTTGCTGCGAGAGGCCACGACAGCGCTCGATGCGGTCGCGGCCGCCGCCCGCCGGACCCGGCGCGCCGGGAATCCGGCGCAACCCCTGGTACTCGCGACCAAGGCCGGTGCCTCCCATGAGCTGCTCCAACGGCTGCTCGACACCGTGGCGGCCGAGCCCGACATCCCGCCGGTCGAGGTGCTGTTGTGCGAGGTGGGCGAGCAGGCGGGGCTGTTGCGCGGCGGACACGCCGATGCGGCGCTCATGCATCGGCCGTTCGACGACCTCGCAGGCTTCGACACCGAGGATCTCCACATCGAGGGTCAGGTGGCGATCCTGCCCGCCGCGCATCCGTTCGCCGTGCGCGATCGACTCACGTTGGCCGAGGTCCGCGACGTACCGGACCTGCCGATCGCACGGTGGCCCCGACTCGACGGGTCCTATCCGGACGGTCCCGGCCCGGAGGTCCGCACCCAGTCGAAACTCGCTCAGCTCGTGGCGCTCGGCAAGACGCTGCTGGTGATCCCCGCCTCCAGTCGTGCCTGGCAGTGGCCGGAGCACGTCGCGGTGCCGGTCGTCGACGCACCGGAGGTGACCACGGTGATCGCGTGGCCGCCGAACAGTCGTTCCCCGGCTGTCGCGGCGCTGGTCCGTTCGGCGGCCGTGCTCGGTGAGGCGGCGATGCCGCAGGCCCGGTAG
- a CDS encoding SDR family oxidoreductase, with protein MDRVNDTKTALVTGANKGIGLAIAHGLGAIGFRVAVGARDQARRAKAVEQLHAAGIDAFGVALDVTSDDGVAAAATTIEQTSGRLDVLVNNAGIAGRTEDAAQDPTALDLDNLRTTLDTNVFGVVRVINAMLPLLYRAESPRIVNLSSNMGSLALQTGPIMAAYAPSKTMLNSLTTQYARRLAETKVIVNATCPGYVATDFTGHNAPRSPEQGAAIAIALATLPDDGPRGGFFDDAGVVPW; from the coding sequence ATGGATCGGGTGAACGACACCAAGACGGCGCTGGTCACCGGCGCGAACAAGGGAATCGGCCTCGCCATCGCCCACGGCCTCGGGGCGATCGGCTTCCGGGTCGCGGTGGGCGCTCGCGATCAGGCCAGACGCGCGAAGGCCGTCGAGCAGCTGCATGCCGCAGGCATCGACGCGTTCGGGGTCGCCCTGGATGTCACCTCGGACGACGGTGTCGCCGCAGCGGCGACCACCATCGAACAGACCTCCGGGCGACTCGACGTGCTCGTCAACAACGCGGGCATCGCCGGCCGGACCGAGGATGCGGCGCAGGACCCGACGGCGCTCGACCTCGACAACCTCCGCACCACACTGGACACCAATGTGTTCGGGGTCGTCCGGGTGATCAACGCGATGCTGCCGTTGCTCTACCGCGCCGAGTCCCCGCGCATCGTCAACCTATCGAGCAACATGGGATCGCTGGCGTTGCAGACCGGCCCGATCATGGCCGCCTATGCGCCGTCGAAAACGATGCTCAACAGCCTGACGACGCAGTACGCCCGTCGACTCGCCGAGACCAAGGTGATCGTCAACGCGACCTGTCCCGGCTATGTGGCCACCGACTTCACCGGCCATAACGCGCCGAGGAGCCCAGAACAGGGTGCCGCGATCGCCATCGCGTTGGCCACGCTGCCGGATGACGGGCCCCGAGGCGGTTTCTTCGACGACGCGGGGGTCGTCCCGTGGTGA
- a CDS encoding glycerophosphodiester phosphodiesterase, whose product MRLSARSVRPVLLLSLLMVGVTTPIAGAAETNHRGGPEVIAHRGSSGVAPENTVAAITTAREHRADSVEVDVQRTADGELVLFHDCTLERTTNVEEVFPDRESRVLSDYTADELAQLDAGSWLSPEFAGEPIPTLREGIRALGVRTDLLLEVKVCEGEEGLGEAVADGLREIPGYLPRALALDSLVVQSFDHEQTREFHDELPRVPVGLLFGARPTDAELADAATWAQQANPRYTLVDQELVDQVHSLGLDINVWTVNEEADMTAAVDLGVDGVITDYPQVLRELLRTS is encoded by the coding sequence ATGCGTCTCTCCGCCCGGTCGGTGCGGCCGGTCCTTCTGCTGTCCCTGCTCATGGTGGGTGTCACCACGCCGATCGCCGGCGCGGCCGAGACGAATCACCGGGGCGGCCCCGAGGTGATCGCGCATCGGGGCTCCTCCGGCGTCGCGCCCGAGAACACCGTGGCCGCGATCACCACCGCCCGCGAGCACCGCGCCGACTCCGTCGAGGTGGACGTCCAGCGCACCGCCGACGGCGAACTGGTGCTGTTCCACGACTGCACCCTGGAGCGCACCACCAACGTCGAAGAGGTCTTCCCCGACCGCGAGTCCCGAGTGCTGAGCGACTACACCGCCGACGAGCTCGCGCAGCTCGACGCGGGTTCCTGGCTGTCGCCGGAGTTCGCGGGCGAGCCGATCCCCACCCTTCGGGAGGGCATCCGCGCGCTGGGAGTGCGCACCGACCTGCTGCTCGAGGTGAAGGTCTGCGAGGGCGAGGAGGGCCTCGGCGAGGCGGTCGCCGACGGTCTCCGCGAGATCCCCGGCTACCTGCCGCGTGCCCTGGCATTGGACTCGCTGGTCGTGCAGTCCTTCGACCACGAGCAGACTCGCGAGTTCCACGACGAGCTGCCGCGCGTCCCGGTCGGTCTGCTGTTCGGCGCCCGCCCCACCGACGCGGAGCTGGCCGACGCCGCGACCTGGGCGCAGCAGGCCAACCCCCGCTACACCCTCGTCGACCAGGAGTTGGTCGACCAGGTGCACTCGCTGGGGCTGGACATCAACGTCTGGACCGTCAACGAGGAAGCCGACATGACGGCCGCGGTCGACCTGGGTGTCGACGGTGTCATCACCGACTACCCGCAGGTCCTGCGCGAACTGTTGCGCACCAGCTGA
- a CDS encoding baeRF2 domain-containing protein, with protein MELGLLRELATRSGPCAVAYFDVTRDTEEAFRANALRRRAVGEELADRGVDAETLAAMDEAIGSEPWVVGRAGRAVVGRDGTVLLDRVLPEPPANTVTAYSRVPDVFPLLVAVSSDEPVVVAVVDRVGADIGVHVRDGGWREHTVRGDERPVHKVRGLGWSQNRVQRRVENTAAHNAAEIAHEVDRAAAEIGSRLIVIAGEVRARAEVMAALPSRSRTIAVEAEHGGRAAGSDRTALAEEVQRIAAEFLADETEQVLDRFQSELGAGQGLAVSGPEPVVAALRAGAVETVLLPSDGMHRDVTVGEEATDISFGAQDANSMAGEMTADVAVGRAESAVALAAAATDASLFVIDPVDAVPDGVGAMLRFPMPR; from the coding sequence ATGGAGCTGGGCCTGTTGCGAGAGCTCGCCACCAGGTCAGGACCCTGCGCGGTGGCGTACTTCGACGTCACCCGGGACACGGAGGAGGCATTCCGGGCCAACGCCTTGCGGCGTCGGGCGGTCGGGGAGGAACTCGCCGACCGAGGCGTCGACGCCGAGACCCTGGCGGCGATGGACGAGGCGATCGGCTCCGAACCCTGGGTGGTCGGCCGGGCAGGCCGGGCCGTGGTCGGCCGAGACGGCACCGTCCTACTCGACCGGGTGCTGCCCGAACCGCCCGCCAACACGGTGACCGCCTACTCGCGGGTTCCCGACGTCTTCCCGCTGTTGGTGGCGGTGTCCTCCGATGAGCCGGTCGTGGTCGCGGTGGTGGACCGCGTCGGCGCCGACATCGGGGTGCACGTCCGCGACGGCGGCTGGCGGGAACACACCGTTCGCGGCGACGAGCGGCCGGTGCACAAGGTGCGCGGGCTGGGCTGGTCGCAGAACCGGGTGCAGCGCCGAGTGGAGAACACCGCCGCGCACAACGCGGCGGAGATCGCGCACGAGGTCGATCGGGCCGCCGCCGAGATCGGTAGTCGACTGATCGTGATCGCGGGCGAGGTACGGGCCCGAGCCGAGGTCATGGCCGCTCTGCCCAGCCGCAGCCGAACCATCGCGGTGGAAGCCGAACACGGCGGGCGGGCCGCTGGCTCCGACCGGACCGCTCTGGCCGAGGAGGTGCAGCGCATCGCCGCCGAGTTCCTGGCCGACGAGACCGAGCAGGTCCTCGATCGATTTCAATCGGAGCTGGGCGCGGGCCAGGGATTGGCCGTCAGTGGCCCGGAACCGGTGGTCGCCGCCTTGCGTGCGGGCGCCGTCGAGACGGTGCTGCTGCCCTCCGACGGGATGCACCGCGACGTGACGGTCGGAGAGGAGGCGACCGACATCAGCTTCGGCGCCCAGGATGCGAACAGCATGGCGGGGGAGATGACCGCCGATGTCGCGGTGGGCCGGGCCGAATCGGCGGTCGCGCTGGCCGCCGCGGCCACCGACGCGAGCCTGTTCGTCATCGACCCGGTGGACGCGGTCCCCGACGGTGTCGGCGCGATGCTGCGGTTCCCGATGCCTCGGTGA
- a CDS encoding flotillin family protein has product MPDGPLLIAILVAAGILVFVILLRVLWKVAEPNEALIISGFGTGSTPKSRPDSMGFKIITGKGSLVLPGFQVARRLSLDTNGANLQVSCVTQQGLPVTVRAVVIYKVGDDFVSIANAARRFLDRQDGMNSTIHELFSGHLRSICGGLTIEDLIHNRDALTGAVRQSSADEMSKLGLVIDSLQIQEIDDESGYILNLGKPHAAAVAASARIAEAQRDQEATEAEQQAAAKKAASVRESEIQQAGYQAEMDEARARSSQSGPLAEASARQEVVVQETKAAELEANLSEQRLLSEISKPADAKAYETRTIAEAERDARIARAQAEARETELRAAADATRVKTAAEAEASATKQRGVAQADATRATGEAEAAAAKAKGLAEADAAKAKGLAEAEGIRARSAALAENQEAVVAQQLAEHWPEIVDAGAKAFSSIDNLVVLNGADGMSDLFGKALSLGGTGLGLAKTLMESVQGDTPADKSETKGSTASVQSIPVDRDEHSKN; this is encoded by the coding sequence ATGCCAGACGGTCCGCTTCTCATCGCCATTCTGGTGGCGGCGGGAATCCTCGTCTTCGTCATTCTGCTGCGCGTTTTGTGGAAGGTCGCCGAGCCGAACGAGGCATTGATCATCTCCGGTTTCGGCACCGGGTCCACCCCGAAGTCCAGGCCGGACAGCATGGGTTTCAAGATCATCACCGGTAAGGGCAGCCTGGTGCTGCCCGGTTTCCAGGTGGCGCGCAGGCTTTCACTGGACACCAATGGTGCCAATCTCCAGGTCTCATGCGTCACCCAACAGGGACTGCCGGTGACTGTTCGGGCGGTCGTCATATACAAGGTCGGCGATGATTTCGTGTCCATCGCCAACGCCGCCCGTCGATTCCTCGATCGCCAGGACGGGATGAACAGCACCATTCACGAGTTGTTCTCCGGTCACCTTCGGTCGATCTGCGGTGGCTTGACGATCGAGGATCTGATCCACAATCGGGATGCGCTCACCGGTGCGGTTCGGCAGTCCTCCGCCGACGAGATGAGCAAGCTGGGTCTGGTCATCGATTCCCTGCAGATCCAGGAGATCGACGACGAGTCCGGTTACATCCTGAACCTCGGTAAGCCACACGCGGCCGCCGTCGCCGCCTCGGCCCGGATCGCCGAGGCACAGCGCGACCAGGAGGCCACCGAGGCCGAGCAGCAGGCGGCGGCCAAGAAGGCCGCGTCGGTGCGGGAGAGCGAGATCCAGCAGGCCGGTTACCAGGCCGAGATGGACGAGGCCCGCGCACGGAGCAGCCAGTCGGGACCGCTGGCCGAGGCCAGCGCCCGGCAGGAGGTCGTCGTCCAGGAGACCAAGGCCGCCGAGCTGGAGGCCAACCTCTCCGAACAGCGGCTGCTCTCGGAGATCAGCAAGCCCGCCGACGCCAAGGCGTACGAGACGCGGACCATCGCCGAGGCCGAGCGCGATGCGCGGATCGCCAGGGCACAGGCCGAGGCACGGGAGACCGAGCTTCGGGCGGCTGCCGACGCGACCCGGGTCAAGACGGCGGCGGAGGCGGAGGCCTCGGCCACCAAGCAACGCGGTGTGGCGCAGGCCGACGCGACCAGGGCCACCGGTGAGGCCGAGGCCGCAGCGGCGAAGGCGAAGGGTCTCGCCGAGGCCGACGCGGCCAAGGCCAAGGGTCTCGCCGAGGCCGAGGGCATCCGGGCCCGCTCCGCCGCGCTGGCGGAGAACCAGGAGGCCGTCGTGGCCCAGCAGCTGGCCGAGCACTGGCCGGAGATCGTCGACGCAGGCGCCAAGGCGTTCAGCAGCATCGACAACCTGGTGGTGCTCAACGGCGCCGACGGGATGTCGGATCTGTTCGGCAAGGCACTGTCGTTGGGCGGCACCGGTCTCGGGTTGGCCAAGACGCTGATGGAGTCCGTGCAGGGCGACACCCCGGCGGACAAGTCCGAGACGAAGGGCTCGACCGCCTCCGTGCAGTCGATCCCGGTCGACCGGGACGAGCACTCCAAGAACTGA